The following are encoded together in the Corticium candelabrum chromosome 1, ooCorCand1.1, whole genome shotgun sequence genome:
- the LOC134186485 gene encoding immunoglobulin superfamily member 10-like, whose translation MGPRGLLGIQGDKGDLGDKGEQGVRGLKGEKGGKGGKGDQGLRGDSIVPPQITKSPSSVEAIMGDSVTFECTAEGFPRPKLTWRKQSSKLSSLRATVSENNSLIISNVQRHDADTYVCHVENVFGDANAYATLVVQVPVTFISVPTEIVKASIGDSVSLICHADGYPLPTIKWSRPNGLSNEAVVTSNGTMKISSVSRQDFGQYRCTAHNSIGTKSYTFTLSQTDDGTEETGAVQTGATVFLGSQVSLRCSLCSVPGFTFVWKKMGRLLESDRAHAKGCSLVISKTTHADAGNYTCIAVNDYSGIALKQDIPLTILGPPRFTSSIPSSVVVKAGDNFSFSCQAVGPPKTLVYWSKESLKLTNQSAVDTLRITNVSKSDEGVYHCHAINKIGKKSLKTRLTVLELRFDSQPPPELAAVIGSSVSIDCAASLAQGLPAQVSWSGPCSRSKSNYKIKSNGTLTISKASAWDSGLYECTAKSFVGNPIRAKIQVIVGDEQRNWEWRDTDDSCGGFAQSSYNKSVYYAVSTSATWDRSKFYYCPKGYRWACTSEAVAIFGSNTNSGASGTDNVYHGKCGWNGYSYKGYDRYYFRFKDSASTNGFKHSGNYHRYQVEYSSSTSNFAGIVCLKN comes from the exons ATGGGACCAAGAGGCCTTTTGGGTATACAAG GTGACAAAGGCGATCTCGGTGACAAAGGGGAGCAAGGAGTGAGAGGATTGAAGGGCGAAAAAGGCGGAAAAGGCGGAAAAGGCGATCAAGGGCTGCGGGGAGACAGCATTG TGCCTCCCCAAATTACCAAGTCACCTTCGAGTGTAGAGGCAATAATGGGGGATAGTGTGACTTTTGAGTGTACTGCCGAGGGGTTTCCTCGACCTAAGCTAACATGGCGCAAACAATCGTCAAAATTGTCGTCGTTGCGCGCGACCGTCAGTGAAAACAACAGCCTGATCATTAGCAACGTACAGCGTCATGATGCGGACACGTACGTATGCCACGTCGAGAACGTTTTTGGAGATGCGAATGCTTACGCTACTCTTGTCGTGCAAG TTCCTGTGACTTTCATCAGTGTGCCAACAGAGATTGTCAAAGCATCTATTGGCGACAGCGTAAGTCTTATCTGTCACGCTGACGGTTATCCTCTACCAACGATCAAGTGGTCTCGACCAAATGGTTTGTCAAACGAAGCTGTGGTGACGTCTAACGGCACTATGAAGATTTCTAGCGTTAGCAGACAGGACTTTGGTCAATACAGATGTACTGCTCACAACTCTATTGGAACAAAATCATACACTTTTACATTATCACAAACAG ATGACGGTACTGAAGAGACCGGTGCTGTACAGACTGGTGCCACTGTGTTTCTGGGCAGTCAGGTTTCCTTACGATGCAGTCTATGCTCGGTTCCAGGTTTCACGTTCGTTTGGAAAAAGATGGGGAGATTATTGGAATCTGATCGTGCTCATGCGAAAGGTTGTTCTCTAGTCATCAGCAAGACTACACATGCAGACGCTGGCAACTATACCTGCATTGCTGTCAACGACTACAGCGGTATTGCTCTAAAACAGGATATTCCATTAACCATTCTTG GCCCACCTCGATTCACTTCATCGATTCCTTCTTCTGTGGTCGTGAAAGCTGGAGATAATTTCTCGTTTTCTTGCCAAGCGGTCGGTCCTCCAAAAACGCTTGTCTACTGGAGCAAAGAATCTTTGAAACTAACAAATCAGTCTGCAGTAGATACTCTTCGCATCACAAACGTGTCAAAGTCAGACGAAGGAGTTTATCACTGTCACGCCATAAACAAAATAGGAAAAAAGAGCTTAAAAACGAGATTAA CCGTACTTGAGCTTAGGTTTGACAGTCAACCTCCTCCTGAGCTGGCGGCCGTTATCGGCAGTAGTGTGAGCATTGATTGTGCCGCGAGTTTAGCTCAAGGACTGCCTGCTCAGGTATCGTGGAGTGGTCCGTGTAGTCGCAGCAAATCGAATTACAAGATCAAATCAAACGGCACTCTGACCATAAGTAAAGCATCCGCGTGGGATAGCGGACTCTACGAATGTACTGCAAAATCCTTCGTAGGAAATCCGATTAGAGCAAAAATACAAGTTATTGTTGGAGACGAACAAA GAAACTGGGAATGGAGAGATACAGACGACAGCTGTGGTGGTTTTGCACAGTCTTCTTACAACAAATCGGTTTATTATGCAGTGTCCACATCTGCTACATGGGATAGATCCAAGTTCTATTATTGTCCTAAAGGATATCGGTGGGCTTGTACCTCTGAAGCAGTGGCCATTTTTGGAAGTAATACTAACTCTGGTGCAAGTGGAACAGATAATGTTTACCATGGAAAATGTGGATGGAATGGTTACAGTTACAAAGGTTACGACAGatactactttaggtttaaggATTCAGCTTCAACTAACGGATTCAAGCACAGTGGAAACTACCACAGGTACCAAGTAGAATATTCGTCATCTACTAGTAACTTTGCTGGCATTGTTTGCCTTAAAAACTAA